A stretch of the Medicago truncatula cultivar Jemalong A17 chromosome 5, MtrunA17r5.0-ANR, whole genome shotgun sequence genome encodes the following:
- the LOC112422194 gene encoding uncharacterized protein, translated as MRTIKDGDLKDVVNNMGYTLNVPLFDYYRGIIQEANQRALDWVDNIPKEKWTQAYDEGRRWGHMTSNIVESWNSVFKGTRNLPITPIVQSTYYRLACLFADRAQKAFARVGSGDLFSEYCQNAIKDDIVKFNTHHVEQFDRERYTFSVRETVNYREGRPMGTFKVDLRAGWCDCGKFQALHLPCSHVIAACSSFRHDYTTLIPPVLKNKSVYSIYNTPFKVVHDKSYWLPYNGPVLCHNPNMRRLKKGRPNSTRIRTEMDEEVVERTPTPRRCGLCRHTGHIRRNCPSLNNR; from the exons ATGAGGACAATCAAGGATGGAGATCTTAAGGATGTTGTAAATAATATGG GATATACCCTAAACGTACCCTTGTTCGATTACTATCGTGGTATAATCCAAGAGGCAAATCAGCGTGCATTAGATTGGGTGGACAATATTCCGAAAGAAAAATGGACTCAAGCATATGATGAGGGTCGACGATGGGGCCACATGACAAGCAACATCGTTGAGTCGTGGAACTCTGTGTTTAAGGGAACACGCAACCTACCTATTACACCTATAGTTCAATCAACCTACTATAGGCTGGCATGTCTCTTTGCTGATAGGGCTCAAAAAGCGTTTGCAAGGGTAGGTTCCGGAGATTTGTTCAGTGAATATTGTCAAAATGCGATTAAGGATGACATTGTTAAGTTCAACACCCATCATGTCGAACAGTTTGACCGAGAAAGGTATACCTTCTCAGTCCGTGAGACCGTCAACTACAGGGAAGGAAGGCCAATGGGAACCTTCAAGGTGGACCTACGAGCGGGGTGGTGTGATTGTGGAAAATTTCAAGCTTTACATTTGCCATGTTCTCATGTCATAGCCGCGTGTTCTTCATTTCGCCATGACTACACAACCCTTATTCCACCTGTGTTAAAAAACAAGAGTGTTTACTCCATTTACAACACACCCTTCAAAGTAGTCCACGACAAGAGTTATTGGCTCCCATACAACGGTCCCGTGCTTTGCCATAATCCAAACATGCGAAGACTAAAGAAAGGTCGACCCAATAGTACCCGCATAAGGACTGAAATGGACGAGGAGGTGGTGGAGAGGACTCCGACACCGAGACGGTGTGGGTTGTGTCGGCATACCGGTCATATTAGGAGAAATTGTCCGAGTTTAAATAATCGATAG
- the LOC11437108 gene encoding meiotic recombination protein SPO11-1, which translates to FFNSVFTRSLLVNLTNRKSPIILIDRFKNHCTLSDSNCFCGSDLPVGKEVLTLCKETHVRRLDVMLRVLVIVQKLLQENKHSSKRDIYYMHPSVFLDQSVVDHAINDICVLMQCSRHNLNVVSAGNGLVMGWIRFVEGKKIFDCISSPDTAHPIPVYVEEIKDIVSAARYILVVEKESVFQRLANDQFCKSNHCIVISGRGYPDIPTRRFLRLLVENLHIPAYCLVDCDPYGFDILTTYRFGSMQMAYDTKHLRVPEIHWLGAFPSDSERYFVPKQCLLPLTAEDKRKIEAMLLRCYLQREVPQWRLELKMMLQKGVKFEIEALSVHTLSFLTESYIPSKIHGKVQI; encoded by the exons TTTTTCAATTCAGTTTTCACTCGAAGTTTGCTAGTTAACCTAACCAACAGAAAATCACCGATCATCCTCATCGATCGATTCAAAAATCACTGTACTCTTTCAGATTCCAACTG CTTCTGTGGCTCCGATTTGCCGGTTGGAAAGGAAGTTCTAACACTTTGCAAGGAAACCCATGTTCGCAGATTAG ATGTGATGTTGAGAGTTCTGGTGATTGTTCAGAAGCTTTTACAAGAGAACAAACATAGTTCAAAAAGAGACATTTATTACATGCATCCATCTGTCTTTTTGG ACCAGTCAGTTGTGGACCATGctattaatgatatatgtgtcTTGATGCAGTGCAGCCGCCATAACCTCAATGTG gtttCTGCCGGGAATGG GTTAGTTATGGGCTGGATAAGATTTGTCGAAGGAAAAAAGATATTTGACTGCATCAGTTCTCCCGACACC GCCCACCCTATTCctgtttatgttgaagaaatTAAAG ATATTGTAAGCGCGGCTCGTTACATATTAGTTGTCGAGAAAGAATCAG TTTTCCAGAGATTAGCAAATGACCAGTTCTGCAAATCAAACCATTGCATTGTCATCTCT GGAAGAGGCTACCCAGATATTCCTACAAGAAG GTTTTTGCGGCTTCTTGTTGAGAATTTGCACATACCTGCTTATTGCCTGGTAGACTGTGATCCCTATGGATTTGATATCTTGACCACTTATAGATTTGGCTCAATG CAAATGGCTTATGACACGAAACATCTTCGTGTCCCTGAGATACACTGGCTTGGAGCTTTTCCTTCAGATTCTGAGAGATACTTTGTTCCAAAACAGTGCCTCCTTCCTTTGACTGCTGAAG ACAAGAGAAAAATTGAAGCCATGTTGCTTAGGTGCTACCTGCAAAGGGAGGTGCCACAATGGAG GTTGGAGCTCAAAATGATGTTGCAGAAAGGAGTGAAGTTTGAAATCGAAGCACTGTCTGTTCATACACTTTCATTCTTGACAGAGTCTTATATACCATCCAAAATTCATGGTAAAGTTCAAATCTAG